Proteins encoded together in one Schumannella luteola window:
- a CDS encoding SDR family oxidoreductase has product MTILVTAAGHLGRLAVKSLIARGVAPADIRIGARTLSKVDDLVALGVNAVELDYDRPETVTAAVAGADKVLLVSASEPGKRVPQHQAVIDAAKAAGVSQLVYTSAPHADSSTLILAPEHKATEELIVASGVPATVLRNNWYHENYTGQVAGAAESGVLIGSAGTGRVASASRADYAEGAAAVLTTEGHIGQTYELAGDTAWDYAGLAAAISEITGRPVEYQNLDTAAHVAALTGFGLDEGTAGFVSALDANIAEGALAEASNVLSGLIGRPTTPLVDGLRADLA; this is encoded by the coding sequence ATGACCATCCTCGTCACCGCCGCCGGACACCTCGGCCGTCTCGCCGTGAAGTCGCTCATCGCCCGCGGCGTCGCGCCCGCCGACATCCGCATCGGCGCGCGCACCCTGTCGAAGGTCGACGACCTCGTCGCCCTCGGCGTGAACGCCGTCGAGCTCGACTACGACCGCCCCGAGACCGTCACGGCCGCCGTCGCCGGCGCCGACAAGGTGCTGCTCGTCTCGGCCAGCGAGCCGGGCAAGCGCGTTCCCCAGCACCAGGCCGTCATCGACGCGGCGAAGGCCGCCGGCGTCAGCCAGCTCGTCTACACGAGCGCCCCGCACGCCGACTCGAGCACCCTCATCCTCGCCCCCGAGCACAAGGCCACCGAAGAGCTCATCGTCGCCTCGGGCGTTCCCGCGACCGTGCTGCGCAACAACTGGTACCACGAGAACTACACCGGCCAGGTGGCGGGCGCCGCCGAGTCGGGCGTGCTGATCGGCAGCGCCGGCACCGGCCGCGTCGCCAGCGCCAGCCGTGCGGACTACGCCGAGGGCGCCGCCGCCGTGCTCACCACCGAGGGTCACATCGGCCAGACCTACGAGCTCGCCGGCGACACCGCCTGGGACTACGCCGGCCTCGCCGCCGCGATCTCCGAGATCACGGGGCGTCCGGTCGAGTACCAGAACCTCGACACCGCCGCGCACGTCGCCGCGCTCACCGGCTTCGGGCTCGACGAGGGCACCGCGGGCTTCGTCTCGGCGCTCGACGCGAACATCGCCGAGGGCGCCCTCGCCGAGGCGAGCAACGTGCTCTCGGGCCTCATCGGCCGCCCGACGACCCCGCTCGTCGACGGACTCCGCGCCGACCTGGCCTGA
- a CDS encoding winged helix-turn-helix transcriptional regulator, which translates to MVVSLESLRASQSDIFTAGCPTRDVLDHVTSKWGVLVLLALGGGTLRWGELRRAVDGISEKMLASTLRTLERDGFVERDAHPTIPPRVDYSLTPLGTELLEHLEPFVQWVAARAEGIMAPQRP; encoded by the coding sequence ATGGTGGTAAGTCTTGAGTCTTTGCGGGCGTCACAGTCCGACATCTTCACGGCCGGATGCCCCACGCGCGACGTTCTCGACCACGTGACCAGCAAGTGGGGCGTGCTCGTGCTGCTCGCCCTCGGCGGCGGCACGCTGCGCTGGGGCGAGCTGCGCCGCGCGGTCGACGGCATCAGCGAGAAGATGCTCGCCTCGACGCTGCGCACCCTCGAACGCGACGGCTTCGTCGAGCGCGACGCGCATCCGACGATCCCCCCGCGCGTCGACTACAGCCTCACTCCCCTGGGCACCGAGCTGCTCGAGCACCTCGAGCCCTTCGTGCAGTGGGTGGCCGCCCGCGCCGAGGGGATCATGGCGCCGCAACGCCCCTGA
- a CDS encoding FAD-binding dehydrogenase, which produces MPQNSDAIVIGAGLAGLVAASELLDAGRTVVILDQEPEQSLGGQAWWSFGGLFLVDSPEQRRLGVHDSLELARQDWFGSAEFDRDEDDWAEQWAEAYLRFAAGEKREWLREKGVRFFPVVGWAERGGYTATGHGNSVPRFHITWGTGPGVVEPFLSRVRRGVAEGRAELRFRHRVDELIVRDGAVVGASGTLLAPDAAERGAASNRDAVGDFALEASAVIVAAGGIGGDPELVRAAWPDWLGEAPAAENLLAGVPAHVDGRMLDISADAGARLVNTDRMWHYVEGVANHSPVWQRHGIRILPGPSSVWLDATGARLPVPLFPGFDTLGTLEWLRKTGHDHSWFVTTRQVAEKEFALSGSEQNPDLTDKHVGELLRQRLGSGATDPVERFLHDGEDFLVADTLDELLDRIEQASPEGVFDPEAARAELGARDRELDNRFGKDAQISAIRDARRYLGDKLIRVAKPHRVTDPANGPLVAVRLRVLTRKTLGGIQTDLQARALDADGAPIPGLYAVGEAAGFGGGGMHGYRSLEGTFLGGCLFSGRVAGRAVAASL; this is translated from the coding sequence ATGCCCCAGAACTCCGACGCGATCGTGATCGGCGCCGGCCTCGCCGGCCTGGTCGCCGCGAGCGAGCTGCTCGATGCCGGCCGCACGGTCGTGATCCTCGATCAGGAGCCCGAGCAGAGCCTCGGCGGGCAGGCCTGGTGGTCGTTCGGCGGGCTGTTCCTGGTCGATTCGCCCGAGCAGCGCCGCCTGGGCGTGCACGACAGCCTCGAGCTGGCCCGGCAGGACTGGTTCGGCAGCGCCGAGTTCGACCGCGATGAGGACGACTGGGCCGAGCAGTGGGCCGAGGCCTACCTGCGCTTCGCGGCCGGCGAGAAGCGCGAGTGGCTGCGCGAGAAGGGCGTGCGCTTCTTCCCGGTGGTCGGCTGGGCCGAGCGCGGCGGCTACACGGCGACAGGGCACGGCAACTCGGTCCCCCGCTTCCACATCACCTGGGGCACCGGTCCCGGCGTCGTCGAGCCCTTCCTCTCGCGGGTGCGCCGCGGTGTCGCGGAGGGCCGCGCCGAGCTGCGCTTCCGTCACCGCGTCGACGAGCTGATCGTGCGCGACGGCGCCGTCGTGGGCGCCTCCGGAACCCTGCTCGCCCCCGACGCCGCCGAGCGCGGCGCCGCGAGCAACCGGGATGCGGTGGGCGACTTCGCGCTCGAGGCGAGCGCCGTGATCGTGGCCGCCGGCGGCATCGGCGGCGACCCGGAGCTCGTGCGCGCGGCCTGGCCCGACTGGCTCGGCGAGGCGCCCGCGGCCGAGAACCTGCTCGCGGGCGTGCCCGCGCACGTCGACGGCCGGATGCTGGACATCAGCGCCGACGCCGGGGCCCGCCTGGTCAACACCGACCGGATGTGGCACTACGTCGAGGGCGTCGCGAACCACTCGCCGGTGTGGCAGCGGCACGGCATCCGCATCCTCCCCGGACCGTCGAGCGTCTGGCTCGACGCGACCGGCGCGCGCCTTCCGGTGCCGCTCTTCCCTGGCTTCGACACGCTCGGCACGCTCGAGTGGCTGCGCAAGACCGGCCACGACCACAGCTGGTTCGTGACGACGCGCCAGGTGGCCGAGAAGGAGTTCGCGCTCTCGGGCAGCGAGCAGAACCCCGATCTGACCGACAAGCACGTGGGCGAGCTGCTGCGCCAGCGCCTCGGCAGCGGGGCGACCGATCCCGTCGAGAGGTTCCTGCACGACGGCGAGGACTTCCTCGTCGCCGACACCCTCGATGAGCTGCTCGACCGCATCGAGCAGGCCTCCCCCGAGGGCGTCTTCGATCCCGAGGCGGCCCGCGCCGAGCTGGGCGCGCGCGACCGCGAGCTCGACAACCGCTTCGGCAAGGACGCGCAGATCTCCGCCATCCGCGACGCCCGCCGCTACCTCGGCGACAAGCTCATCCGCGTCGCCAAGCCGCACCGGGTCACCGACCCCGCGAACGGCCCCCTCGTCGCGGTGCGCCTGCGCGTGCTGACCCGCAAGACGCTCGGCGGCATCCAGACCGACCTGCAGGCGCGGGCGCTGGATGCGGACGGCGCGCCGATCCCCGGCCTGTACGCGGTCGGCGAGGCAGCCGGCTTCGGCGGCGGCGGGATGCACGGCTACCGCTCGCTCGAGGGCACCTTCCTCGGCGGCTGCCTGTTCTCGGGGCGCGTCGCGGGGCGCGCGGTCGCGGCGTCGCTCTAG
- a CDS encoding acyl-CoA thioesterase — translation MSDPLSGFLRAIDLTDTGARTSEDIFTGPSQWMPQGRVFGGQVLAQSITAAMRTVADDRLAHSMHGYFLRPGDIEQPITFSVDRIHDGRSFSTRRTQAYQDGLPILSMIASFQDVDEGLDHQHPIDLSAYPDPDSLPTTAEALAGLDHPIAKFWGEQRPFDIRHVETPVYLRADAPHQATQAVWMRAIGALPDDPKLHQAALAYASDYTILEPTLRAHGIPWVTPGLKMASLDHAMWWHRPARADEWLLYTQESTNAVGGRGLSTARIYDRGGRLVASVTQEGMIRVPRGDAPEGDLGPLSRGQVT, via the coding sequence ATGAGCGACCCTCTGTCGGGCTTCCTGCGGGCGATCGACCTGACCGACACCGGGGCGCGCACCTCGGAGGACATCTTCACCGGTCCGAGCCAGTGGATGCCCCAGGGTCGCGTCTTCGGCGGACAGGTGCTCGCGCAGTCGATCACCGCCGCGATGCGCACGGTCGCCGACGACCGGCTCGCGCATTCGATGCACGGCTACTTCCTGCGCCCCGGCGACATCGAGCAGCCGATCACCTTCTCGGTCGACCGCATCCACGACGGCCGCTCCTTCTCGACGCGGCGCACGCAGGCCTACCAGGACGGCCTGCCGATCCTGTCGATGATCGCGTCGTTCCAGGACGTGGATGAGGGCCTCGACCACCAGCACCCGATCGACCTCTCCGCCTATCCGGATCCGGACTCGCTGCCGACGACCGCCGAGGCGCTGGCCGGGCTCGATCATCCGATCGCGAAGTTCTGGGGCGAGCAGCGGCCCTTCGACATCCGTCACGTCGAGACACCCGTCTACCTGCGCGCCGACGCGCCGCACCAGGCGACGCAGGCGGTGTGGATGCGCGCGATCGGCGCACTGCCCGACGACCCGAAGCTGCACCAGGCCGCCCTCGCCTACGCGAGCGACTACACGATCCTCGAGCCGACGCTGCGCGCGCACGGCATCCCCTGGGTCACGCCCGGGCTCAAGATGGCGAGCCTCGACCATGCGATGTGGTGGCACCGCCCGGCCCGCGCCGACGAGTGGCTGCTCTACACGCAGGAGTCGACGAACGCGGTCGGCGGGCGCGGACTGTCGACCGCGCGCATCTACGACCGGGGCGGGCGGCTCGTCGCGAGCGTGACCCAGGAGGGGATGATCCGGGTTCCGCGCGGCGATGCGCCGGAGGGGGATCTCGGGCCGCTGTCGCGCGGGCAGGTCACCTAG
- a CDS encoding TetR/AcrR family transcriptional regulator, which translates to MSAERRTRLSPEDRRSQLVAAGVAALAEHPLDTVTIEFLSRAAGVSRALVFHYFGSQAGLRRELVRTARDSMLRATEPIAELAAQERLDDTLRRIVEFVEQHRGTFYSLVRGVASADAEVRRVVEEARREQADRVTAVALELGSPDSPLLRIALRSWVAFAEEVLVESVLEHELPADEIVGFLSRSALAVAASIDADGADSA; encoded by the coding sequence ATGTCGGCCGAGCGGAGGACCCGTCTCTCGCCGGAGGACCGCCGTTCTCAGCTCGTCGCCGCGGGCGTCGCGGCCCTCGCCGAGCATCCCCTCGACACCGTCACGATCGAGTTCCTCTCCCGCGCCGCCGGGGTCTCGCGCGCTCTCGTCTTCCACTACTTCGGCTCGCAGGCGGGCCTGCGCCGCGAGCTCGTGCGCACCGCCCGCGACAGCATGCTGCGCGCGACCGAGCCGATCGCCGAGCTGGCCGCTCAGGAGCGGCTCGACGACACCCTGCGCCGCATCGTCGAGTTCGTCGAGCAGCATCGCGGCACGTTCTACTCGCTCGTGCGCGGCGTCGCGTCGGCCGACGCGGAGGTGCGCCGGGTCGTCGAGGAGGCACGGCGCGAGCAGGCCGACCGCGTCACCGCCGTCGCTCTCGAGCTCGGCTCGCCCGATTCCCCGCTGCTGCGCATCGCGCTGCGATCCTGGGTGGCCTTCGCCGAGGAGGTGCTGGTCGAGAGCGTGCTCGAGCACGAGCTGCCCGCCGACGAGATCGTCGGGTTCCTGTCGCGCAGCGCTCTCGCGGTGGCGGCGTCGATCGATGCCGACGGCGCGGATTCCGCCTAG
- a CDS encoding DUF6230 family protein has protein sequence MPFRPSLRKIVRSHAGRIALVSVPVGLVAAVTLGGVAQGAVPVSFAISGSQFKISSSQLEGTGFSQYAGTTKDTEGKEHPVAIANIKKATLANLCQSVSTETPLGKVGMRITAGGGDTPASATDLQIGMTDLKGDTSFGNVRIGVDASQVNTDKKGSAGDFAQDSDTISITNLQQVSWTTQASVFTLTGMHVELSDEECF, from the coding sequence ATGCCGTTCCGTCCCTCACTGCGCAAGATCGTGCGCAGTCACGCCGGGCGCATCGCCCTCGTCTCGGTTCCCGTCGGACTCGTGGCCGCCGTCACCCTCGGCGGCGTCGCCCAGGGTGCCGTGCCCGTCTCCTTCGCGATCTCGGGCAGCCAGTTCAAGATCAGCTCCAGCCAGCTCGAGGGCACCGGCTTCTCGCAGTACGCCGGCACCACCAAGGACACCGAAGGCAAAGAGCACCCGGTCGCGATCGCCAACATCAAGAAGGCGACCCTCGCGAACCTCTGCCAGTCGGTCTCGACCGAGACCCCGCTCGGCAAGGTCGGCATGCGCATCACGGCCGGCGGCGGCGACACGCCCGCCAGCGCGACCGACCTGCAGATCGGCATGACCGACCTCAAGGGCGACACCAGCTTCGGCAACGTGCGCATCGGCGTCGACGCCTCGCAGGTCAACACCGACAAGAAGGGCAGCGCCGGCGACTTCGCGCAGGACAGCGACACGATCTCGATCACGAACCTGCAGCAGGTCTCCTGGACGACTCAGGCCAGCGTCTTCACCCTGACCGGGATGCACGTCGAGCTCAGCGACGAGGAGTGCTTCTGA
- a CDS encoding DUF6114 domain-containing protein: MTMIRPSRHDDEPADDGLTGSGDDGAIETTAHAGGVPDRAGDEDAAFGSAPSSAAAGDGPAAGDDVGGDVEPAEGSVVQSSGRRAVFRAWRSRRPFLGTILTMLGGVELFFSGQLDLGRIHVSLGIEGLQATVIPLALVLLGVLTLLMPAHRIFYGVIGLALALYSIVGVNLGGFLVGMLLAVVGGIMTVAWSPKDAQRKAAAKRARRARSAAAQTAADAAGDSADEASV; this comes from the coding sequence ATGACCATGATCCGCCCCTCACGACACGACGACGAGCCGGCCGACGACGGCCTGACCGGTTCCGGTGACGACGGCGCGATCGAGACCACGGCGCACGCGGGTGGGGTGCCCGATCGCGCCGGGGACGAGGACGCCGCATTCGGGTCGGCGCCCTCGAGCGCGGCGGCCGGAGACGGCCCCGCCGCGGGTGACGACGTCGGGGGCGACGTCGAGCCTGCGGAGGGGAGCGTCGTTCAGAGCTCCGGCCGCCGCGCGGTTTTCCGGGCCTGGCGGTCGCGCCGACCCTTCCTGGGCACGATCCTCACGATGCTCGGCGGCGTCGAGCTGTTCTTCTCCGGCCAGCTCGACCTGGGCCGCATCCACGTCTCCCTCGGCATCGAGGGGCTGCAGGCGACCGTGATCCCGCTCGCGCTCGTGCTGCTCGGCGTGCTCACGCTGCTCATGCCCGCTCACCGCATCTTCTACGGCGTGATCGGGCTCGCTCTCGCGCTGTACTCGATCGTCGGCGTGAACCTCGGCGGCTTCCTTGTCGGAATGCTGCTCGCGGTCGTCGGCGGCATCATGACGGTCGCCTGGTCGCCGAAGGACGCGCAGCGCAAGGCCGCGGCGAAGCGGGCGCGGCGTGCACGATCGGCTGCGGCGCAGACGGCTGCGGATGCGGCGGGCGATTCCGCCGACGAGGCGTCGGTCTGA
- a CDS encoding acyl-CoA thioesterase: protein MTRLHVPIRLRWNDLDAYGHVNNAAMLVLLEEARIQAFWATDAAGAESAVGGTTAILDGSPGAATMTLIGRQEVEYLAPIPYLRRPLDVQLWLGHLGGASLEVCYEVRSPEGDEPLLYAKAATTIVLVDATSGRPRRITDAEREAWAPYLEAPIEFRRR from the coding sequence ATGACCCGTCTGCACGTGCCGATCCGGCTGCGCTGGAACGACCTCGACGCCTACGGCCACGTCAACAACGCGGCCATGCTCGTGCTTCTCGAGGAGGCGCGCATCCAGGCCTTCTGGGCCACCGACGCCGCGGGCGCCGAATCAGCGGTCGGCGGCACGACCGCGATCCTCGACGGCAGTCCCGGCGCCGCGACCATGACGCTCATCGGCCGGCAGGAGGTCGAGTACCTCGCCCCGATCCCGTACCTGCGTCGTCCGCTCGACGTGCAGCTCTGGCTCGGCCACCTCGGCGGCGCCAGCCTCGAGGTCTGCTACGAGGTGCGCTCGCCCGAGGGCGACGAGCCGCTGCTCTACGCCAAGGCCGCCACGACGATCGTGCTGGTGGATGCGACCTCCGGTCGCCCACGGCGCATCACCGACGCCGAGCGCGAGGCCTGGGCGCCCTACCTCGAGGCGCCGATCGAGTTCCGCCGGCGCTGA
- the ettA gene encoding energy-dependent translational throttle protein EttA, with protein sequence MAEFIYSMVRARKKVGEKLILDDVTMSFYPGAKIGMVGPNGAGKSTILKIMAGLDQPSNGEARLSPGYSVGILMQEPVLDETKTVLENIQDGVAIKAKLDRFNEISALMAEPDADFDALLAEMGTLQEEIDAADGWDLDSQLEQAMDALRTPPGDAAIAPLSGGEKRRVALAKLLLQKPDLLLLDEPTNHLDAESVLWLEQHLSSYKGAVIAITHDRYFLDNVAEWIAEVDRGHLYPYEGNYSTYLEKKAQRLEVQGKKDAKLAKRLADELDWVRSSAKGRQTKSKARLARYEEMAAEAERTRKLDFEEISIPPGPRLGSVVIEAKKLQKGFEERGQLIDGLSFSLPPNGIVGVIGPNGVGKTTLFKTIVGLEPLDGGDLKVGETVKISYVDQSRANIDPEKTLWEVVSDGLDIITVGKTEIPSRAYVSKFGFKGPDQQKKAGVLSGGERNRLNLALTLKEGGNLLLLDEPTNDLDVETLQSLENALLEFPGCAVVITHDRWFLDRIATHILAYEGTDENPSNWYWFEGNFEAYESNKIERLGPDAAAPHRSVHRKLTRS encoded by the coding sequence ATGGCCGAATTCATCTACTCCATGGTGCGCGCCCGCAAGAAGGTCGGCGAGAAGCTGATCCTCGACGACGTCACCATGTCGTTCTATCCCGGAGCGAAGATCGGCATGGTCGGCCCCAACGGCGCCGGCAAGTCGACCATCCTCAAGATCATGGCCGGGCTCGACCAGCCCTCCAACGGCGAGGCGCGCCTCAGCCCCGGCTACAGCGTCGGCATCCTCATGCAGGAGCCGGTGCTCGACGAGACCAAGACCGTGCTGGAGAACATCCAGGACGGCGTGGCCATCAAGGCCAAGCTCGACCGCTTCAACGAGATCTCGGCACTCATGGCCGAGCCCGACGCCGACTTCGACGCGCTGCTCGCCGAGATGGGCACCCTGCAGGAGGAGATCGACGCCGCCGACGGCTGGGACCTCGACTCCCAGCTCGAGCAGGCGATGGATGCGCTGCGCACGCCCCCCGGCGACGCCGCGATCGCGCCGCTCTCCGGTGGAGAGAAGCGCCGCGTCGCGCTCGCGAAGCTGCTGCTGCAGAAGCCCGACCTGCTGCTGCTCGACGAGCCCACCAACCACCTCGACGCCGAGAGCGTGCTCTGGCTCGAGCAGCACCTCAGCTCGTACAAGGGCGCCGTCATCGCGATCACCCACGACCGGTACTTCCTCGACAACGTCGCGGAGTGGATCGCCGAGGTCGACCGCGGGCACCTCTACCCCTACGAGGGCAACTACTCGACCTACCTCGAGAAGAAGGCCCAGCGCCTCGAGGTGCAGGGCAAGAAGGATGCGAAGCTCGCCAAGCGCCTCGCCGACGAGCTCGACTGGGTGCGTTCGAGCGCCAAGGGCCGCCAGACCAAGTCGAAGGCGCGCCTCGCGCGCTACGAGGAGATGGCCGCCGAGGCGGAGCGTACGCGCAAGCTCGACTTCGAAGAGATCTCGATCCCGCCGGGCCCGCGCCTGGGCAGCGTCGTGATCGAGGCGAAGAAGCTGCAGAAGGGCTTCGAGGAGCGCGGTCAGCTGATCGACGGCCTCTCGTTCTCGCTGCCTCCGAACGGCATCGTCGGCGTCATCGGGCCGAACGGCGTCGGAAAGACGACCCTGTTCAAGACGATCGTCGGGCTCGAGCCGCTCGACGGCGGCGACCTCAAGGTCGGCGAGACCGTCAAGATCAGCTACGTCGACCAGAGCCGCGCGAACATCGACCCGGAGAAGACGCTGTGGGAGGTCGTCTCCGACGGCCTCGACATCATCACGGTCGGCAAGACCGAGATCCCCAGCCGCGCCTACGTCTCGAAGTTCGGCTTCAAGGGGCCGGACCAGCAGAAGAAAGCCGGCGTGCTCTCCGGTGGTGAGCGCAACCGTCTCAACCTGGCGCTGACGCTCAAGGAGGGCGGCAACCTGCTGCTGCTCGACGAGCCCACCAACGACCTCGACGTCGAGACCCTGCAGTCGCTCGAGAACGCGCTGCTCGAGTTCCCCGGCTGCGCCGTGGTCATCACCCACGACCGGTGGTTCCTCGACCGGATCGCGACGCACATCCTCGCCTACGAGGGCACCGACGAGAACCCGTCGAACTGGTACTGGTTCGAGGGCAACTTCGAGGCCTACGAGTCGAACAAGATCGAGCGACTCGGCCCGGACGCCGCGGCCCCGCACCGCTCGGTGCACCGCAAGCTGACCCGCAGCTGA
- a CDS encoding DUF6993 domain-containing protein — MPHTATARRSVGIAIGSGGAAAALAVLLLTGCTPSTPQPSTSPKPSSSSSAPAAPKLDPTGDADDNKAYFDSVNEKLVAAGGDLGGRTFIDTLVKAGFDKAAMEVTADTTAVGLKADNIQFSVKLGTTCLIGQYGNIGYHSTTALAMDTGKCLIGATRPIDW; from the coding sequence ATGCCGCACACCGCCACCGCGCGCCGCAGCGTCGGCATCGCGATCGGATCCGGCGGAGCGGCTGCGGCCCTGGCCGTGCTGCTGCTGACCGGGTGCACGCCGAGTACGCCCCAGCCCAGCACCTCGCCTAAGCCGAGTTCCTCGTCGTCCGCTCCGGCGGCGCCGAAGCTCGACCCCACCGGCGACGCGGACGACAACAAGGCCTACTTCGACTCCGTCAACGAGAAGCTCGTCGCCGCCGGCGGCGACCTCGGCGGCCGCACCTTCATCGACACGCTCGTCAAGGCCGGCTTCGACAAGGCCGCCATGGAGGTCACCGCCGACACCACGGCGGTCGGACTCAAGGCCGACAACATCCAGTTCTCGGTCAAGCTCGGCACGACCTGCCTCATCGGGCAGTACGGCAACATCGGCTACCACTCGACCACCGCCCTGGCGATGGACACGGGCAAGTGCCTCATCGGCGCCACCCGCCCCATCGACTGGTAG
- a CDS encoding single-stranded DNA-binding protein: MSDTITLTGLVGTEPRHVVTGDGLEITTFRLVSTHRRFDRVERRWIDGDTNWYTISSFRHLAGNVHHSVKQGDRVVVTGRIRLKEWTKDDRSGITIDVEADAVGHDLSWGTSVYSRVIRSSSKGRDAESGDAVADHDGAAGQPELSAGGADADGWAAPGAGADRPAVLDEAIPTPF, encoded by the coding sequence ATGTCGGACACCATCACGCTCACCGGGCTCGTCGGAACGGAGCCGCGCCACGTCGTCACCGGCGACGGGCTCGAGATCACCACCTTCCGCCTCGTCTCGACCCATCGGCGCTTCGACAGAGTGGAGCGCCGCTGGATCGACGGCGACACGAACTGGTACACGATCAGCTCCTTCCGCCACCTCGCCGGCAACGTGCACCACTCGGTCAAGCAGGGCGACCGGGTCGTCGTCACCGGCCGCATCCGACTGAAGGAGTGGACGAAAGACGACCGCTCGGGCATCACGATCGACGTCGAGGCCGACGCCGTGGGGCACGACCTCAGCTGGGGCACGAGCGTCTACTCGCGCGTCATCCGCAGCTCGTCGAAGGGACGCGACGCCGAGAGCGGCGACGCGGTCGCGGACCACGACGGTGCGGCCGGGCAGCCGGAGCTCAGCGCCGGCGGGGCGGATGCGGACGGCTGGGCGGCCCCGGGAGCGGGCGCCGATCGACCCGCCGTGCTGGATGAGGCCATCCCGACGCCCTTCTGA
- a CDS encoding methyltransferase produces the protein MSTPTMTRQTWVAFGPAGAVGSIHRTDDGFVVKMVSDGRYRGVYPSLNVAKGALHAAMTPGSDWPEFHEH, from the coding sequence ATGAGCACACCGACCATGACCCGGCAGACCTGGGTGGCTTTCGGCCCCGCAGGAGCGGTCGGCTCGATCCACCGCACCGATGACGGATTCGTCGTCAAGATGGTGAGCGACGGCCGGTATCGCGGGGTCTACCCCAGCCTCAACGTGGCCAAGGGAGCCCTGCACGCGGCGATGACGCCCGGCTCCGACTGGCCGGAGTTCCACGAGCACTGA
- a CDS encoding glycoside hydrolase family 3 N-terminal domain-containing protein, with protein MLPRRHARPRRLRSPRRLSRSRRILAATLVVAAAAALTACAPTAPTPKPSTSGGAAHPSPSATPDPIAGLSVQQKVGLLFIVGTPATSADPATIDAVTNRGVRGVFLAGRSRAGTQATAQLVTQFTGIAPTAGTAAADVTLTVATDQEGGQVQVLRGPGFSDIPSALDQGGIDPATLKGSAATWAAELRSAGVTMNLGPVADLVGSPAEARGNPPIGGYDRQFGYDRDTIVAHAGAVAEGMRGAGVAPVLKHFPGLGHVTANTDTAKNVVDQAVTADSVDVDVFRRLLPSTDAVMMSNAVYASIDPSAPAVFSPIVVTQLLRQQLGFRGLIVTDDLSATAQLKAWAPGDRAVLAVAAGCDQLLVSADASVAASMIDAVVARAQSDPDFAKKVDAAARRVVTDRRG; from the coding sequence ATGCTCCCCCGACGTCACGCTCGTCCCCGCCGCCTCCGCAGCCCTCGCCGACTGTCCCGGTCACGCCGGATCCTTGCCGCGACGCTGGTCGTCGCCGCCGCGGCGGCGCTGACGGCGTGCGCCCCGACGGCGCCGACGCCGAAGCCCTCAACGAGCGGCGGCGCCGCGCATCCCTCCCCCTCGGCGACGCCCGACCCGATCGCCGGGCTCAGCGTGCAGCAGAAGGTCGGCCTGCTCTTCATCGTCGGAACGCCCGCGACGAGCGCCGACCCGGCCACGATCGACGCGGTGACGAACCGCGGCGTGCGGGGCGTGTTCCTCGCCGGGCGCTCCCGCGCCGGGACGCAGGCGACCGCCCAGCTCGTCACGCAGTTCACCGGCATCGCGCCGACGGCCGGCACCGCCGCGGCCGATGTGACGCTGACGGTCGCGACCGACCAGGAGGGCGGGCAGGTGCAGGTGCTGCGCGGGCCGGGCTTCAGCGACATCCCCTCGGCGCTCGACCAGGGCGGCATCGATCCGGCGACGCTGAAGGGCTCCGCCGCGACCTGGGCCGCCGAGCTGCGCAGCGCCGGCGTGACGATGAACCTCGGCCCCGTCGCCGACCTCGTCGGGTCCCCGGCCGAGGCGCGCGGCAATCCGCCGATCGGCGGCTACGACCGCCAGTTCGGCTACGACCGCGACACGATCGTCGCGCACGCCGGGGCGGTCGCCGAGGGGATGCGGGGAGCAGGCGTCGCCCCGGTGCTCAAGCACTTCCCCGGGCTCGGCCATGTGACGGCGAACACCGACACCGCGAAGAACGTGGTCGATCAGGCGGTCACCGCCGACTCCGTCGACGTCGACGTCTTCCGCCGGCTGCTGCCCTCGACCGACGCAGTGATGATGTCGAACGCGGTCTACGCGAGCATCGATCCGAGCGCCCCCGCCGTCTTCTCGCCCATCGTGGTGACCCAGCTGCTGCGGCAGCAGCTCGGCTTCCGCGGCCTCATCGTCACCGACGACCTCTCGGCCACGGCACAGCTGAAGGCCTGGGCGCCCGGCGATCGGGCCGTGCTCGCGGTGGCGGCGGGATGCGACCAGCTGCTGGTCTCGGCCGATGCGAGCGTGGCCGCATCCATGATCGACGCCGTCGTGGCGCGCGCCCAGAGCGACCCGGACTTCGCGAAGAAGGTGGATGCGGCGGCCCGCCGGGTCGTGACGGACCGCCGCGGCTGA